In Corylus avellana chromosome ca8, CavTom2PMs-1.0, the genomic stretch CACTGCTGCCATTAGTAACACACTCGGCATCTCCACTGCGATTAAAGGAAAATCACAACTTTCAAAATGATCGAGAAATTAGCAGTATCTGATataattataggaaaaaaaagttattctGAAAGAATCAGAAGCAAGATGAACATACAAACAATTATGGGAAGAAGGAGACCCGTCCCATCTTCCATTTTCAATACAATTGCAGGATGTGGAGCATAATCTGGCAGATGCCCTCCCTGAGGGTTGTTGTGGATACATCTTAGATGCCTACCATCCCTCATTTTGATCATGAAGCCATCTGCTCCACTCTTCACCTCAACTATACCGAACAGGGAAGGATACATATATCAATTAATGGAACATTGACCATCACATGATAAGTTGGAAAATCAGTAGTACTGTTATTACTAACAGGCCAGAGACCCATATTGTGTCTTTTCAACAATCAAATTTATATCTTCTAAAAAACTAGCCACCATATATCAGCAGTAGGAAACAAAATGGGTTCAGAACAATCTATGATCaacaaaagcatgaaaatttACAAGCAAATTATGAGAATTCTGTGGAATATAAAAACCCAAAGACATGAGCTAGCGACTGGCCCACTACCTTAGCTTACCTGCTTCAATCACGCTAGAGTTAACATAATCCTCATCATTTTCATTGAAGTTCTCCGCAGGGCTTCCATTCCCATTGGAGGATGGACTGTAACTACAATGCACCGTTTTGCACCTTTGAGTGTGTAATTGGTGCGAAACAATCCCCACTTGAGTCTTCCTACAACTGGTCCCTTTGAATCCCAAGAATTCACTTCTTAGCAGCCTGGTCTTCATGAAAGGACCAATATTTGGCAGACTGTAAAATCCCACTTGCTTTGCTCGAACTGTGGGGCACATAACTGGTCCTTGCAGAGACCCCATATTACCTCCTTCAATACCAactgagaaacaaaaaaaaaaaccaaaaaaaccaaaaaaaaaacagcaggtgatggtgatgatgatgatgatggttttGTCGACAAGAAAAAAAGGCCCAGCATATTGTTACTGCACAGATCAGATCTGAAgcctaaaagaaattttaaaaaacgatTTTGATGATCACAAGAGATATGCgacgtgattttttttcttttgttttttaattatgaattcATTAGAATTAGCACTCAATTTGGCTACAACGAAAGTGCGCGAAAAATAAAAGATCTTTCATGAATTTTTGATTTCTTAAGATTctgggcaaaaaaaaaaaaaaagaactttacTCAAGCGGAACCCGCCAAAAATAAACGATCTGTCCCTTCGCGTGTCAGGTTTTCCTTATTTAGAAATATTATATAACCGCTAATAACATAAATTTCCAAATTTTCTcgttatttttcttcttttcatctttCTCGGAAACCAAACACAAATAAGACTTTCGGAGAGACAACGTacttctctctatctctctctctcagtggAATTTTCTGAGTTCTCGATCAGTATCAGTCAGTTACAAGTGTTAAAAGAATCAACCACGCAgaataaatcaatcaaaaccTAAAGTTATAAGTCTATAACCACACCTGAAAGCCTCCAAAAGCTCTAGACCTTAACCAAAGATCAGCGATCAATAGCTCTTAATCACCGATCACGGCCACAGGCATGAAAATTCCCTTCAGTTCCTCGACCTCTCCCACGGAATTGCCAGGATTCACGAATTCCAGAATTCAATTCCGAGCGGATAAAATCGCAGGACGATCGGTATGTTAAATTATACACAAGTCTTAAAGATCCGATTGGAATCGGAAAAAATCAGACGGAATATTGTGGAATTTTAAGCCGAAGAAGAGATAGCTTGTGGATGAAGTAACAGAAGGGGTTGGAAGTGACCGACGACGAGAACTGGATAAAGGAATGATAGACGGGGAGAGAAGATAAGAGATTCTTGTTTAGACACTGAAGAGGCAACATATCCCATTTATTTTCAATGATGTTTCTGTCCAATTACGGTTATGGCCCTATTGCTTCATTTTATGGTACATAGACTTCTAAAAATCAATGATAGTTTAAGCCCATGTGGGAATATAAAatgagaaattataaaaatcagTCCGCCATTTTTCAGCTACCTAGATAAGATAATAGATTTTGTCTCAATTATTACATAGATTTACAActatttattataattagaaaaacacaaaatacttaaaaatgaggttcaaagaaaatacatatgtttgtaacttattttttataatagatatattaaatataagaagataaaatttaaaattgcataTTTGGCGaaattctttctaatttttattgtgtAGTGAAAGGGTGAATTCACCATGTGAGTCTCATTAATCATATAGTAATTTTGCAAAAGGGTTGAGAGATGAGATGAAAAATAACTCATAGAAAAAagagtttttcatttttatttcaatttgcTAAATGGTACTTCTAATTAttcattgattttaaaaaaaaaaaaaaaattaatgacagATTAATAGTAGCACATagcaaagtgaaataaaagtgtagtatataacattactttttctttttttttaatattatataccacGGAATTGGatcctcttaaattttttaaaatatgagattttcatattttaaaatttgagctcTCATTACATTTAACGGTCCAAACAAATGTCGAGGTTTGTGTGTTACCAAGGCAAGTGGGTTTAAGatgttgaaaactaaaattacttACCTCCGTAACTCACAAGCTTTTTGCATTTATTTGGACAGTCAGATGTAatggaattaggatcctctctagttcaaatgaattgaagaATATCTGGTTATTTATAATAGAGTGATATTTTTGTatcctcaaaaaataaaaagccaaaaataccATTTAagtataactaactaaatattgtTCAGATCAAATAGGATCATGTAATGGATGACTGAACTtttacaatatgaaaatattatatttaaaaaatttggagggAATCACAATCCATATATATCATACTTTTATTTCATTAGGTTGACGTAATAGGGTCTAATAATAGTCActgattttctctcttctttttttttaaaaaaaaaaagagtaatgctaaaaaaaagaagaaaagaagcttTTAGCCTTTTACTGAGGATGGGAGAACCTCAAATAGAATAGTCTTTGAATGGCTATTGGTATAGCACATGAGAGAATTATTATTCCTTAAAttgaggaatagttattcctttcAAATTGAGGAATCAGTATATTATTagttacataaaaataaaagaaaaaaaaaattaacacttaCAGATAAATTATGACACGTTTTTATTCTGATATTTTACACATTAATTACTGTTAAAATGATTGGTTATTCATTAAGTAAGCGACTACTTTGTTATATCCTATTCCCATTACATGCTTATTTATTAACATCTTTTTTTACAATTGTATGACCCAACATAATAATTCATTGAATTAATcgaaatgataatttaatacaAGAGGGTAAAGTAGTTATcgttaaaaaatcaaattgataaaagaaaatgagagatacAATGGTGtacatgaacatatatatatatataaagacagcAGACCAAAATTAATCACTGTAATCAATGAGAtttgctacaatgcattcttcCACTCATCTTCttaccatttttcttcttttaacattttgatttattcaaaaaaataaataaatacaagagagaggagatggGTGAGAGAATGCAAAAAAACATTTGCCGTAATCAATAGATAGTTGCCTGATTGCATAAAAAATTAGAGGCATGATAAAGTTACAACTTTGTCCaacttttctccttttttttttttttttttacaaaataaaaaaaaaattatttggtattttttttaaaaaaaatggtatttttattcataaaatggtcttttttaaaaaaaaaagaaaagaaaagaaaaatagaacggtcattataatgaagaaaaaagactatttaaaataaaaaaaaataaaaataaaaaaaaaggaccatataagatgttattgcttcagaatttttatttttatttttttttaaatgaccatATAAGGAAAAGAAGTGTAAAACTGTAAATGTATTATAGGAACATGtgaaaagttttataaaaaaaagtgtaaaactGTAGGTGTATTTTAAGGTGTTTGTTTAATGTACGTATAAGGTAGAAtagtggaaaaaaaaacaaaacaaaacaaaaaaaaacttgaagagTTCGAAAATGTTGGAGTTTTGGTTTATTTCTTGTTTGTAGCCCAGCAACAAAGAAATAGATcacatatttttctctttttttctttttcgcccctcaaaactcaaaaccatCAATTTATAACTGGAACATGATTATTACGACGGAATGTGAATCATGTGATGGTAATGCTATGACACTAGCAACGAGGACAACCTTTCCGTAATATGGTTCTAGCTATAAGGGTACTTATGACTTTTTGATTTATATGGATAACACAAGTCTCACCCCCAAAACCTCCCACGCTTATGATGACATCACCAGCCGCTATCCATCTCAATCCGACATAATTCATCGCCGGCCGCCGACGATATCAAGATTCTCTTACGAGCGCCACGTGTGCAGTTGCTCACTGGGAGGATCTGGATAAGGCTCTTCgtctaaaaatatcaaaatttctgtttgttttttttccttaaaatatcaGTATAAGGTGAAATAAGCATGAAAGCTAGGAAATCCGTCAAATCTTCACCtttgtttagaattgcgtttaagaaataaagtttttaagttaaaaaaagttttttaaacaaaaacttcattttaaaatttttgtcaaaagtgcaatttgatcatttttaagctttttagacccttaaaagcgctttaataccaaacgagtacttcttttttttcaaacaagttttttgagtgttaaaaacacttttaagaccTTCAAACACAATACCAAACAGACTTTAAGTTTCCTTTCATAAAATCCCTCAGTTGTAAGTTTCTCCATGCCACCATGAATTATAATTTGtcctttttgttaaaaataaaaaatgcactGTCCATACAAGCCCTCATGTTTATGTTTATGCTGGCAATTTTTAATCTTATTCatatatttaatacaaaattaatataatatatattataattgaaGAGTCTGACGTGTGTAATTAAATTAGTCAGTTTAACCCAAACTTGACAGACAATATTTagaattgacaattttttatatgactcatgaatccaacacaaaattaacgagttaaagttaaaaaaatcttactaatttaattaatgagaCAAATTATAAATAACTTACATAGTCTTATACACTGTCTCAACACGCAATGATGGTCCTAACTATATCCTCATTTCTAtccaaagatatatatatatatatagctaaaaaCCAGAGTAGAGTTCATCATGAAATTTCACAACTAGTCAAGGATAACAGCTGGTTCGTTGTTTATTAGCCTTTGAATTATGCGAGAACTGccagataaagataaa encodes the following:
- the LOC132189319 gene encoding bifunctional nuclease 2 isoform X2; its protein translation is MGSLQGPVMCPTVRAKQVGFYSLPNIGPFMKTRLLRSEFLGFKGTSCRKTQVGIVSHQLHTQRCKTVHCSYSPSSNGNGSPAENFNENDEDYVNSSVIEAVEVKSGADGFMIKMRDGRHLRCIHNNPQGGHLPDYAPHPAIVLKMEDGTGLLLPIIVLEMPSVLLMAAVRNVPIARPTLYQVVKEMIDKMGYEVRLVRVTKRVHEAYFAQLYLTKVGNGTECVSFDLRPSDAINIAVRCKVPIQVNKYLAYSDGMRVIESGRLSMQTPASDGLLFTEMDRPSGQPCVETKEFNLVRNMLIAVVEERYRDAAQWRDKLSQLRARRNINNSSWTV
- the LOC132189319 gene encoding bifunctional nuclease 2 isoform X3, coding for MGSLQGPVMCPTVRAKQVGFYSLPNIGPFMKTRLLRSEFLGFKGTSCRKTQVGIVSHQLHTQRCKTVHCSYSPSSNGNGSPAENFNENDEDYVNSSVIEAVEVKSGADGFMIKMRDGRHLRCIHNNPQGGHLPDYAPHPAIVLKMEDGTGLLLPIIVLEMPSVLLMAAVRNVPIARPTLYQVVKEMIDKMGYEVRLVRVTKRVHEAYFAQLYLTKVGNGTECVSFDLRPSDAINIAVRCKVPIQVNKYLAYSDGMRVIESGRLSMQTPASDGLLFTEMDRPSGQPCVETKEFNLVRNMLIAVVEERYRDAAQWRDKLSQLRARRNINNS